One stretch of Phocoena phocoena chromosome 10, mPhoPho1.1, whole genome shotgun sequence DNA includes these proteins:
- the LOC136129595 gene encoding LOW QUALITY PROTEIN: translation initiation factor IF-2 (The sequence of the model RefSeq protein was modified relative to this genomic sequence to represent the inferred CDS: inserted 5 bases in 4 codons; deleted 1 base in 1 codon; substituted 1 base at 1 genomic stop codon) — protein sequence MGSGHGETPSTSISIFPFTGGQDKSGAQIXQRXPAAAQLPVARMARRGGDASRAPSLPLAFARAPRSSARXLGSGTGGAXPGEREQRVAARPRSSGLQEPPAVPLSRAHPGGGGSDASQPRAQPRGRPRTPSPAGPPILVAFQPLRGPLGVSPPLRXSEQSYWKNNRIAGTCRRN from the exons ATGGGCTCCGGGCACGGAGAAACTCCCTCCACATCCATCTCCATCTTCCCATTCACTGGAGGACAAGACAAAAGCGGAGCGCAGATTTGACAGC CGCCGGCGGCGGCTCAGCTGCCGGTGGCACGCATGGCTCGCCGAGGAGGAGACGCCTCCCGCGCGCCCTCCCTCCCGCTAGCCTTCGCCCGCGCGCCCCGCAGCTCCGCTC CGCTCGGCTCCGGCACCGGCGGCG GGCCCGGGGAGCGCGAGCAGCGGGTGGCCGCGCGTCCTCGGAGCAGTGGCCTTCAGGAGCCCCCGGCAGTCCCGCTAAGCCGAGCGCATCCCGGAGGCGGCGGCAGCGACGCCTCCCAGCCACGCGCCCAGCCCCGGGGCCGCCCGAGGACTCCCTCCCCAGCTGGGCCT CCGATCCTCGTCGCCTTCCAGCCTCTCCGGGGTCCTCTCGgcgtctcccctcccctccg ctcTGAACAAAGTTACTGGAAGAACAATCGCATCGCTGGGACCTGCCGGCGAAACTGA